Sequence from the Lysobacter capsici genome:
GTCGGGATGTTGGGTCCGGAACACGCGGGCGATCAGCGCCCCGCGTTCGACATCGCCGGGCCAGCCTTCGGCGAGTGCGCACAATAGCGCGAACAACACCGGCCGCCGTGCGAGCGACTGCCAACGATCGCCGGCGCGCAGGCCTCGACGGCAGGCATCGACCACCAACGCATCCGAGGCCAGCAACGCTTCGACCTGATCGAGCCGCAGCGGCTGCTCATGACCGGCGTGAATGGTGCGCGCGGCGCTGCGGTCGAGCGCGGCGCGCGCCTCGGCGACTTCGGCGATCAAGGCCGGCACGCGGGCACGCTGCGCCGCATCTAAGGCGCGCTCCATCGCCGCCCGCGCCACGACCGTGCGCAGCGAGCGCAACGCCAGCTCGGCGGCCGCCAACTCGGCCACCGCCGCCAACGAGGGCGGCAGGCCCGATGCATCCAGTCCGGCCAACGAAACCGCGGCCTCATCGAGCCGGCCGAGCAGAAGCTGCCGGCGCACCGCGATCAGACGCGCCTGCATGGCATTGGCGCGATCGTCGCGCGCCTCGAGCGCAGCCGCGGCCTGCGCGAGCAGTCGCGGCGAGCCGCCCAGGTCGCGCATGGCCAGCGCCACTTCCGCCTC
This genomic interval carries:
- a CDS encoding helix-turn-helix domain-containing protein: MDSLIAAAGRALAVGDALGALDRVALRDDPPALALRGIAMAQLGEYPRARELLRRAARGFGAREALAGARCVVAEAEVALAMRDLGGSPRLLAQAAAALEARDDRANAMQARLIAVRRQLLLGRLDEAAVSLAGLDASGLPPSLAAVAELAAAELALRSLRTVVARAAMERALDAAQRARVPALIAEVAEARAALDRSAARTIHAGHEQPLRLDQVEALLASDALVVDACRRGLRAGDRWQSLARRPVLFALLCALAEGWPGDVERGALIARVFRTQHPDETHRARLRVEIGRLRALIAPLAAVEASTRGFELVPRDGRAVVVLMPPIDGDQASLLALLGDGAAWSTSALALALGDSQRTVQRALVELEAAAQVRSIGHARAQRWLAPPLVGFTTILLLPAALPPE